Genomic window (Tolypothrix sp. NIES-4075):
CCGAAAACGACTTACTGCAATATTATTGTCACAATTGAAGCAATGGCAAGTCCGGTGGCAATTGCTGTGATGACCGGATTAGCCTTTGCTCGTTTTTCTCGACCGACTGCCCGTGTGATGTTTAGCCGTGTCGCCATTATTACACCTCATGAAGGAATGCCAACCTTAATATTTCGGACGGCAAACCAGCGCGGCAACCAGATTTTAGAAGCGCAGATGCAGGTATACTTAATCCGCGACGAAGTTACCAAAGAACAACAGTTTATCCGCAGAATCTACGATTTGCAACTGATTAGGAATCACTCTCCGAGCTTTACTTTAACTTGGCTGGGGATGCACGTAATTGATGAGTCGAGTCCACTTTATGGGATATCAGCCGAGTCTTTAATTGAGACAAATACCACGATTACAGTCTTATTAACTGGCATTGATGAAACCATTGCCCAGTCAGTCCATGCTCGTCATGATTATAGTGGGCGGGAAATTCTCTGGAATTATCGGTTTGTAGATGTTATTTACCGCACTGCCGAAGGGCATCGCTACATCGATTACAATTTATTCCACGATGTATCACCTTTAGATTAAGAAGGGAAGAGTGCGTTCAGTTTACTCGTTGAGCGGTGGTTGTAATGGTTTGACAACAACCCGACCATTTTCAACCACAGTACAATTTTTCGGCTTTTGGCATTTGCTGTCTGCAACACCTGGGCACTCTTTTTGATGTTGGATATTTTGCTCTTGTTGTTGCTTAAGCACAACCACACAAGGAGCGCATGAGGCGGATGACATATGAGGTATTTTGAGCTTCTATATTAATTATCGCTCTGCTGGGATCATTTTGCTGAAAAATTTGCTTAATGTTTAAGTAACTTAAACTTTGAAATTAGTTGAGGGGACACTTGATGAAAAAAATTTTCAGATACCTGAGTTTCGCTTTTATATCCACAGTTTTAACTGCAACTCCTTCAATTGCAGCTGACCAAATCGCTTTTTATTATCCTCCTTTTGGGGAATTTACTTTATCTACCCAATCTCTAGAAACTTTTGCTAAAGAAGGCAAAATTACTAAAGACTTTGCCTTTTATGCTGAACGCGCTACTCCTCAACAGCTTGCTCAACTGCGGGAACTACTCCAGCAGAAGTTTAAAGTTACTCCTACTTTAGTATCTCAGTTTAGCTACTCACCTTTAGGGGAAAAGGTGGTACAACGTTTGGGAGAATTAATTCAAACTGATACACAAAAGAACGGCTTTTATGCAATACGCGGTGCTTTGATTTTAGCGGCTACTGACCCCGAAGGCTTAACTGTTGTCAATGTGCTGCGGCGATTTCCCAGCAATAGCGTGCGGATAAACTTCACAGAGGGGTTGCAGGTAGTATCAAACTTGACAGACTTGCTGAAAAGAAGAGATGCGCTCGTTGCTTTTATTCAAAGAGAAGCAAACGCAGAAGCAGAAACTGCAAAGATTGACTTTTCCAAACAGCCAGATTTGCGATCGCCTGGAAATTTTCGCTTTTCAAAGATAACCCTGCAATTGAAAGACCAAACACGCGATCGGCGTTTACCCGTGGATTTATATTTACCACAAGGGGGACAACTTGGAGACAAGGAGACAAGGAGACAAGAAGACAAGGAGATAAGGGGACAAGGGGGAAATTTATCTCCCTCATCTCCCTTATCTCCCCCCACTTCCTTTCCTCTGATTGTCATTTCTCACGGTGTCGCTTCAGACCGCTTTGCTTTTGCTTACCTAGCGCAACATTTAGCATCTTACGGTTTTGCTGTTGCCGCTTTGGAACACCCTGGTAGTAATGCACAACGTTTTCAGCGGTACTTTGCGGGTTTAGCTGGTCCACCAGAACCGGCGGAATTGATTAACCGACCTTTAGATGTCAAGTTTGTGTTGAATGAACTTCAGCGCTTGGAAAAGTCCGATCCGCGAATGCAGGGTAAACTAAATTTTCAGCAAGTCGGGGCATTTGGTCATTCTTATGGCGGTTATACTGTTTTCACCTTGGCTGGTGCAAAAATTAACTTTGGGCAAATCCGTCAGGATTGCAATCCGAATAAATCCTTGAATTTGTCGGTGTTTTTGCAGTGTCGAGCAAATGAGTTAACACCAGGAAATTATTCTTTAAAAGACGATCGCATTAAAGCTGTTTTTACGGTTAATCCTTTCGTCAGCAGCATCTTTGGTGAAAGTGAAGTGCGTCAAATTAAACTTCCCTTTATGGTTGTGTCAGGTAGTCAAGATATTGTCACTCCGGCTGTACCTGAGCAAATTCGCCCTTTTACTTGGCTTGGGAGCAAAAATAAATACTTAGCAGTGATTGAAAATGCTACACACTTTACTGCTTTAGCCGAATCAACCGAGGATAATGGTGTATTACCTGTACCGCCAGCTTTCCTCGGTCCACCTAGTAAAGATGCTCATTCTTATCTTAATGCTTTGAGTGTCGCTTTTTTTGAAACGTATCTTTTGAATCGTCCTGAATATCAAGTTTATTTGCAGCCAGCTTACGCTAAATATATCAGTAAAGCTCCCCTCAATCTTAGTTTTTTACAGTCTTTAACGGCAGAGCAATTAACTCCTTTTGTAAATGGTGCAAAAAAGTAGGGAATGGGGAATGGGGAACAAGGGGACAAGGGGAGCAGGGAGACAAAAAGACAAGGAGACAATTCTTTCTCCCCCTCTCCCCACCCTTTTTTCATCGCAATTTAGGAAAACAATTTAAATCGCGCTAATTGAGTTTCAATCGCTTGAGAAAGTATTTTATCCAGGTCGATGTCATCTGTCCATTCGAGAATTTGCGATCGCGGTAAGTCAAAGGTAAATTCTCCCGCTAAATCTGGACGTTGCATTTTTGCTAGTAAAATTTGTTCAGAGCGCTTACTCTGGATCGCATAGCCAATTTCAATACAAACGTTGGGACTGGGTATTAATTGAGCTATTTCTTTACCGTCGATGCTAGCAATCGCTGTAGTGTCAGCGATAAACAACAAACTTTTGCGGATTTTTCGCATCATTGTCCGGTTTAGTCGTATAGAACCATCGCTCGGACGGTAAGATTCAACTAAGGTTAAAGGTAAGCGCGATCGCAAATTCAATATTTCTAAACTATTTTGCAGCCCTTGTCGCAAAGCGTTACTCGAAAAGGCATACTCAGTTTGATAGCATAAAAAAATTGTTGGCTCTAACTGCGCTAAAATCGCCTGTTTGGTGAAATAAATTTCATGACTAATTAAGTCAATGTTGGCTACGCAATAGCCACCACTACCTTCAATATAAAACTCAATATTTTCACCTTCCAGATAGCGTTCAAACCAAATTGATTGCTTAACTTGGTCACTTTCTTCTAAAAAATCCGCTCTTAATCCCGATTTCAACAGGCTTTTTTTACTTAAGCGAATATCTGGCGGACGTTTTTCCAGTTCCCGAATCGGCTCGTAATCTTCAATGTACCATGCTCTGAGCGCAATAATTGACATAAGGCGCTATTTCAAATGTCTCTTACTATTCAACCTCGTACAAGCTTACACCCAGGCGCGGCACAAATAACAACAACACCCAAGCTTCTACTAGCTGCGTTATTTCCTCTTTTTGTTTCTTCTAGCCAGGGATGCACTAACTTTCATCACTGCACACTAAGCAATGAAAATCAGTGACAGCGCCCCCTAAACTTCAATATCTGAGGAAATCTCGGCGTTCGCGTTGGGTGTTGTTGTGTTTTTAGGAGACAGATGAAAATCAACCAGCGTTTTTACCTCTTCTTTTCTTCAGTTTTAGCTGTTGTATCTGCCAAGAAGCTTATTAGCTTCTACTATTAGATTAGCACCTTTAAAAAAGAAGCAAATTATTTGCAACTAAACTTTACCTTTGGGGAGACATCTTAGTAATAATATCGTCTTTTTCTCCGGCGATAAAATTAGCAAAACGCTCTGCTAGCGGTGGTACAATAAGTAAGGGATTGCTAAAACCAGAGAAGATATGAACATTTGTAAATCCTGGAATAGCACCAATCATAGGTAAAGAATTGTTGCTAAAAGCGGCTACACAATGATGCCAAGTACCTGCTACATTTTCCAAGGCTGGTAAAACGTTGCCGATGCTTTTTCT
Coding sequences:
- a CDS encoding alpha/beta hydrolase, whose translation is MKKIFRYLSFAFISTVLTATPSIAADQIAFYYPPFGEFTLSTQSLETFAKEGKITKDFAFYAERATPQQLAQLRELLQQKFKVTPTLVSQFSYSPLGEKVVQRLGELIQTDTQKNGFYAIRGALILAATDPEGLTVVNVLRRFPSNSVRINFTEGLQVVSNLTDLLKRRDALVAFIQREANAEAETAKIDFSKQPDLRSPGNFRFSKITLQLKDQTRDRRLPVDLYLPQGGQLGDKETRRQEDKEIRGQGGNLSPSSPLSPPTSFPLIVISHGVASDRFAFAYLAQHLASYGFAVAALEHPGSNAQRFQRYFAGLAGPPEPAELINRPLDVKFVLNELQRLEKSDPRMQGKLNFQQVGAFGHSYGGYTVFTLAGAKINFGQIRQDCNPNKSLNLSVFLQCRANELTPGNYSLKDDRIKAVFTVNPFVSSIFGESEVRQIKLPFMVVSGSQDIVTPAVPEQIRPFTWLGSKNKYLAVIENATHFTALAESTEDNGVLPVPPAFLGPPSKDAHSYLNALSVAFFETYLLNRPEYQVYLQPAYAKYISKAPLNLSFLQSLTAEQLTPFVNGAKK
- a CDS encoding ion channel, with amino-acid sequence MKFRAQKPSRNQQQRRLPRVNIKIRDGRFQIMGMNSWYSYWREPYHMLLTISWSGFLLLIAVTYLASNGIFALAYLAGGDCVENARPGSFLDMFFFSVQTLASIGYGAMYPKTTYCNIIVTIEAMASPVAIAVMTGLAFARFSRPTARVMFSRVAIITPHEGMPTLIFRTANQRGNQILEAQMQVYLIRDEVTKEQQFIRRIYDLQLIRNHSPSFTLTWLGMHVIDESSPLYGISAESLIETNTTITVLLTGIDETIAQSVHARHDYSGREILWNYRFVDVIYRTAEGHRYIDYNLFHDVSPLD